One Nyctibius grandis isolate bNycGra1 chromosome 26, bNycGra1.pri, whole genome shotgun sequence DNA window includes the following coding sequences:
- the KLHL11 gene encoding kelch-like protein 11, giving the protein MSDKMAAAAASPQPQPGPGPPAAEADGGGPRGGGADGEAEAEEFGCPAHCSDLAWRQNEQRRHGLYCDITLAFGGGRPAAAREYRAHRSVLAAATEYFTPLLSGGFAESRSGRVELQKWSSEGGPDPDTVEAVIGFMYTGTIRVSPGNVHEVLEMADRFLLTRLKEFCGEFLKKKLNLSNCVAVHSLAHMYSLNQLALKAQDMIRRNFHRVIQDEEFYTLPFHLIRDWLSDSEITVDSEEILFETVLKWVQKNPEEREKYFEDLFKLLRLSQMKPTYLTRHVKSERLVSSNEACVKLVSEAVESHALRSENLQSGNLQHSACPVALLPRFGQNMDVIMVIGGVSEGGDYLSECVGYFIDEDRWVNLPHIHNHLDGHAVAVTESYVYVAGSMEPGFAKTVERYNPNRNIWEQVSNLITRKHSFGLTEVKGSLYSIGGHGNFSPGFKDVAIYNPEQDKWLNLESAPKILRDVKAVSVEDRFVYVAARTPVDSDSEDGLRAVIIRYDAETRQWQDVESLPLIDNYCSFQMSVANTNFYHTASCCPKSYPIDNEEAKIKISGRASDEILESLPPEVLSIEGAAICYYKDDVFIIGGWKNSDDIDKQYRKEAYRYCAERKRWMLLPPMPQPRCRATACHVRIPFRCLQGTQRYPMPQNLMWQKDRIRQMQERQMQEIHRHSLSLRRMPRSQIEC; this is encoded by the exons ATGTCGGACAAGatggcggcggccgcggcctcCCCGCAGCCGCAGCCGGGTCCCGGCCCGCCGGCGGCCGAGGCGGACGGCGGGGGCccgcgcggcggcggggcggatGGGGAGGCGGAGGCGGAGGAGTTCGGGTGCCCGGCGCACTGCTCCGACCTGGCCTGGCGGCAGAACGAGCAGCGCCGGCACGGCCTCTACTGCGACATCACTCTGGCCTtcggcggcgggcggcccgcGGCGGCCCGCGAGTACCGGGCGCACCGCTCCGTCCTGGCCGCCGCCACCGAGTACTTCACGCCGCTGCTCTCGGGGGGCTTCGCGGAGTCGCGCTCGGGCCGCGTGGAGCTGCAGAAGTGGAGCTCGGAGGGCGGCCCCGACCCCGACACGGTGGAGGCCGTCATCGGCTTCATGTACACCGGCACCATCCGCGTCAGCCCCGGCAACGTCCACGAGGTGCTGGAGATGGCCGACAG GTTTCTCCTGACCCGGTTAAAAGAGTTCTGTGGAGAGTTTCTGAAGAAGAAGCTCAACCTCTCCAACTGCGTTGCGGTTCACAGCTTGGCCCACATGTATTCCTTGAATCAGCTGGCGCTCAAAGCTCAGGATATGATCAGGAGAAACTTCCACAGAGTTATCCAAGATGAGGAGTTCTACACTTTGCCCTTTCACCTCATCAGAGACTGGCTCTCCGACTCAGAGATCACAGTGGACTCTGAAGAAATCCTCTTTGAGACTGTTTTGAAGTGGGTTCAGAAAAATCCTGAGGAAAGGGAGAAGTACTTTGAAGATCTCTTTAAACTGCTTCGATTGTCTCAGATGAAACCCACTTACCTTACTCGCCATGTCAAATCTGAAAGGCTGGTATCAAGCAACGAAGCCTGTGTCAAATTAGTGTCTGAAGCCGTGGAGAGTCACGCCTTGCGGTCTGAGAACTTGCAGTCCGGTAATCTACAACATTCCGCGTGTCCTGTAGCGTTGTTGCCGCGTTTTGGACAAAACATGGATGTCATTATGGTGATTGGTGGTGTGTCAGAGGGAGGAGATTACCTGAGTGAGTGCGTAGGGTATTTCATCGACGAAGATAGGTGGGTAAACTTACCGCATATACACAATCATCTCGATGGGCATGCTGTTGCTGTGACAGAATCTTATGTTTACGTGGCTGGCTCCATGGAACCAGGGTTTGCCAAGACTGTAGAAAGGTACAAtccaaacagaaacatttgGGAGCAGGTCTCAAATCTAATAACCAGAAAGCATTCTTTTggccttactgaagtcaaagGAAGCTTGTACAGTATTGGTGGACATGGCAATTTCAGTCCTGGCTTTAAAGATGTGGCCATTTATAATCCCGAGCAAGACAAATGGCTTAACCTGGAGTCAGCACCAAAGATTCTTCGCGATGTCAAAGCTGTTTCTGTAGAAGACCGGTTTGTTTATGTTGCTGCTCGTACCCCAGTTGACAGTGATAGCGAAGATGGGCTGAGGGCGGTTATTATCAGATACGATGCTGAAACAAGGCAGTGGCAGGACGTGGAGTCTCTGCCGCTCATTGATAATTATTGCTCGTTTCAGATGTCTGTTGCTAACACCAACTTTTACCATACAGCATCGTGCTGCCCCAAGAGCTACCCCATAGATAACGAGGAAGCCAAGATAAAGATCTCTGGCAGGGCCTCAGATGAAATACTCGAAAGCTTACCCCCAGAGGTTCTTAGCATTGAGGGAGCAGCTATTTGTTactataaagatgatgtttttaTCATTGGGGGGTGGAAAAACAGCGATGATATTGACAAGCAATACAGGAAAGAGGCCTATCGTTACTGTGCTGAGAGAAAACGCTGGATGCTTTTGCCTCCTATGCCTCAGCCTCGCTGCAGAGCAACAGCCTGCCATGTGAGAATTCCTTTCAGATGCTTGCAGGGAACACAGAGATACCCTATGCCACAAAATTTGATGTGGCAAAAAGATAGAATAAGGCAAATGCAGGAAAGGCAGATGCAGGAAATACACCGACACTCCCTGAGCTTACGGAGAATGCCGCGCTCGCAGATCGAGTGCTAG